The genomic stretch CCCTGATAAAACAAACCGCCGGCGCCCCGGATAATGATCCCCTTATTAATGAAACGTGCCGGTACTTCCAGATAATCGTGGAAAGAACAAAGATATTCCAATCGATCAACCTTTTTGACATAGAAGCCAGATGTATTGCCTCTTCATTTCCGAACCGGATCAATCTCCCCCTTATACAGCAGATTGTCCTCGCGAGGGCTGATTTTCACGCTGCCGTTGCCGGAAAGGTTTCCGTCTCCCAGATACTGATAAGCCAGGGAACTGGCAGACCGGCCATCGCCATCAGCGTGCCCGTCCGGGTTCACGGCAGGATCGTTGCCGTCCTGCGGGCTGTCCTGGACCTTGATTACTTTAACAACTACTTTCTCCATCCTC from Syntrophorhabdaceae bacterium encodes the following:
- a CDS encoding cache domain-containing protein, translating into MEMERTVALIAQQNEIILGIFKTDLLFMADMPLIKQTAGAPDNDPLINETCRYFQIIVERTKIFQSINLFDIEARCIASSFPNRINLPLIQQIVLARADFHAAVAGKVSVSQILISQGTGRPAIAISVPVRVHGRIVAVLRAVLDLDYFNNYFLHPQQYVHGGKAYFFDPQLDTTVPEEWNIVNVIEGEQYKQPEIPIPPEMLSQHMGVIRYSSKKGVQLAAFCK